AGCATAGCTTATGCTTTCTTTATTTCACTCTGAAATCTCCTCTCCTTCACCCTCGCCTTTGTACAACCAGATCGTTCTTGACCAATTGTCTTCAAGAATTTATATGAAAAAAGAACTTCTCCAGTCTGAAAATACTTTTCCCACTATTTAGAATCATAgaataaaattcttgaaaaataattaaaataggtatatttttcattacAGGTACTCTTGCTCGCCGCCATCCTCTTCCTAAGTAATTTCACTCTGTTGTATGGCTCACCTTTAACCAGACGACATCAATATAATTCTTTTAGTTTCAGAGATGTAGAAACGTAAGCATAAATTTAAAAGACTACCTACCTAGACATGcattatagtacctacctaaataatatGGTGTGCTGTTTACATTGttaacattattttattttttatccatAAAATTTTAGAGATGACGACATATTTACAAACTTTACCAATGGAAGTGCAAGAGTACGCGGGCCAGTTGTAATAGAATATCCTATAGATGACGTAACACCATGGCCAATATCAGTAAGATATCCGTTTGACAATACAACAATAGATCCAGCATCAGTGAAATATTCTGTAGACAATGCAGAAGGGTCAGCAATTGCTAAATATCCCGTAGAGAATGCAACAACAGTGGCACCAATTACGGCAAAATATCCTGATAACAATACAACGGTAGCAGGGCCAGTTACAGGGACATATCCTTCAGCCAATACAACGGTAGCAGGCCCAGTCACAGGAACATATCCTTCAGACAATACAACAGTAGCAGGCCCAGTCACAGGAACATATCCTTCAGACAATACAACAGTAGCAGGACTGGTCACAGGAACACCTCCTTTAGACAACACAACGAAAGTGGAACCAACTACATTGAAGTATCCTTATGACAATCATTCTTGGCTAAATGCACGCCAGGTTGAAGAACTGCTTTTAATTGAAGGTGGCGAAGAGTTCGAGGGGGTGGGCTGTTGTCCAGAAGACCATGTATTAACAGCTCCAATAGGTGGTATAAATACT
The sequence above is a segment of the Planococcus citri chromosome 3, ihPlaCitr1.1, whole genome shotgun sequence genome. Coding sequences within it:
- the LOC135841648 gene encoding uncharacterized protein LOC135841648 — translated: MQIVTIPASTAVLLLAAILFLSNFTLLYGSPLTRRHQYNSFSFRDVETDDDIFTNFTNGSARVRGPVVIEYPIDDVTPWPISVRYPFDNTTIDPASVKYSVDNAEGSAIAKYPVENATTVAPITAKYPDNNTTVAGPVTGTYPSANTTVAGPVTGTYPSDNTTVAGPVTGTYPSDNTTVAGLVTGTPPLDNTTKVEPTTLKYPYDNHSWLNARQVEELLLIEGGEEFEGVGCCPEDHVLTAPIGGINTEGNYVTLFREGKKQQQFHEISCKDEVVDQPCRFMEKRFHNRSRCVQKYSYSYAVVIQDPENEDPENIGSFFNTPRPGEHKYILDYIQVRSGCRCELIPNKKLKDKFFKNNKKKKRKSTND